The window GTTTTGAGGAAAAGGTATTTCAATACTCGGCTAACCAGTCTTCTGTGTATGCACAAAGACACTTTTCGGGTCAGCAATAATTCAGGAAACAGGCTCTCCCCTACATTTTTATTAGAAGGTATAAGAAAGAACCCCAATCAATCAGGCAATAAAATGACACAAAGATCTCAGTGAAGTGTCAACTTAGAATATAAGGTACTTATGAGTAtttgggggggctcagtcagttaagtgtcaaacttcagctcaggtcatgctctcgcggttcgtgggttcgagccccacatcgggctctgtgctgacggctcggagcctggagcctgtttcggattctgtgtctccctctctctctgaccctcccccgttcatgctctgtctctctctgtctcaaaaataaataaaaacgttaaaaaaaattaaaaaaaaaacttgacaaaaTTCTAATATTTATCTGGAAACAGATACAGTCTGAAACATTTTCCGGAAGAAGAGTAATGAAGTCGGTTTATCCTGCCTGctattaaaatatgaaagtacCAATGTGTCCGGAAATGAATGGATcaacaagaaagaataaaaatttagtaaaCGAGAAAAGTGGCATTTCAGACTGATGGGGCAAGATGGCTTGTGCTATAAATAGCTTTAGGACAACTGGCTacacatttggaaaaaagaaattcgCATGCTTCACACAAAGCACTGAAACCAGTCGCAGGCACgttaatttaaatgtgaaaaccGAGGCATTAAAAGACTTACAgtaaattatcagggaatatttaTCTACTCTTGGATGTAATTTAATCAGCAGAGGAGAACCTTCAAAGCAGGACTCCAAAGGCAGGTCTCTCAAAGGATAAAAGTTCTGAGtgtgacataaaaatattaaacttctgggggcgcccggggggcttagtcggtggagcgtccgcctcttggtttcggctcaggtcatatctcacggtttgtgagttcgagccccgcgtcgggctctgtgctgacagctcggagcctggagcctgcttcgcgctctgtgtctcgctctctctctgcccctctcctgctcgagctctctctgtctctcagaaataaataaacattaaaaaacttaatcaagaaaaaaaaagaaaaaatatatcaaacttCTGTAAGTCAGAAAACACTGCTGATGAAATTCACAGGCAAATAACAGAGTGGAAAAAAACATCAGCAACACCTGACGGCTAAAAGGTTAAGATTCTCTTAGTAgtaggggcacctgcctggctcactcAGTGCGTAGAGCCAGCGacccttaatctcagggttgtgagttcgagccccacgttggggggtggggtgcagtttacttgaagaaaaaaaaaaagagattctcttAATGTATGAAGATCTTTTCAAGTCACTGGAAGATGAACTCACGAGCCATCTACCTGGAATCAAGCTGTCCGGTTCCGGGTGGGAGTCCACCTCTTCTCTTCTTACTTTGGACAAGTTCCCTAATCTCGTGCCTCAGTAGTTTGGTCTGTAAAGTGGGCAGATGGCTATACTCGCACCTGCCGACAAGAGTGCCTACTTGGTAGGGCCGTGGAGTGCGAGTGCCCTTGAACAGCGCCTGGCACCTGTAAGTGCTCAGGAAACATGGGCTATTACACTCATGGAGAGGCCGTCCCAGGAAGCACCTTGGCCTACACACTAAGGAAAGAATGTTTTGCTCGATGGTCTGCCCGGTGTTCCACCCAAAGCAGGTGCCTGGGGGAATTTCGACCACCAGCTTCCATGTTTCCTTCTGGCCTCATCCtaccccggggcgggggggtccTGGGGTTGACTCTTGAGGTCAAGGGTCAAGGGTAACATCTGAAAtgccccccctcccgccctcgCTGCCCCCTTACCATCTCTGCCAGCTTGTGGATGGCCGGGCACAGTGTGTTCACGGTGCTCTCATACCACGGGTCTGCGCGGCCCAGGAATGTGGCCAGCTCTCTGAGCTCCGAATGTCTGCATGATGCCGGTTTCTGGGGACAAGGGGACGGGGCAGACCCATCAGGCCGGGTCTCTGGCCAGAGGGTCCCCTCCGCAAACTGGCCTCGGGATTACGGGCCGGTCACTGAACCTCTTGGGGCCTCGGTTTCTCTGCCATGTGAAGCCTATTGGGTCTTATACGTCTGGTAAACCCTTAACTGAGGACCGCTTGCTGGGGACATTGAACGATGATCTTCAGCCTTGGAAGTAGAGAGACAAATACTGCTTGGAATTGAATGCTCCCCACTAAGCAAGCAGGGCGGGGCAATCGAATAATCGAAAAGCCGCCAAGGCGAGTCTGGCCCCCAATAGATCAAAGGGCTCCCACTGCCCGAAACTTCTTTTCATGGGATCCCAGGAAGCATGCTGTGCGTGCGTGTGAGCCCCTGTTTGAGGAGAGGCTTGCAATAAATTCCAccaggaaagcaaaacaaaactcagcaCTGGGCAggctgcgcccccccccccccccccccccccccgccccgagggGACACTGAGCCTCCGGGGCCTGCGTCTGTGGCTTCCGGGACACAGACCCACAAGGGCTCCCCCAGCCCCGCATCCTAAGGAAGGGTGATCCTAGTCCCTGGGGCCAGGGATGGGGCTAAAGCgtgccccctgcccagcccctgagGCAGGGGACGCCCCTCCCACGTCCTCCCCGAcgtgcctcccccctcccctgcccagccacCTCGGGTGCCAGCACGGGGATGTAGTACAGCTGTAGACTGAGCCTGGGGGTGAGGCAGCACTTCCGGGTCTCTCGTTTCCTAGCAAAGAGGGCGGAACACAGGCGTCAGGGCAGGGGTTTGCGCTTCCAACGTTCCACATCCTGGTTctgctctgtcttctgtcttgCCTGTGAGCGACCTACTCAATCTCTCGGCACCCGctttctcatctgcagaatgggcgCAGTGTGGAGACGAGGACTGCTGCGCTCGCCAGGACGTAAAGCGCCGAGCTGGGGAGCGCAGTGCCccctggcggcggcggcggcggcggcgagctGGGTCTGacgcagccccgccccccccccccgccccgccccgccccgccccccctccgGGCCCTACCTGAGGCTGTGGTAGGCCTGggccaggcgccccagcatcctGTCGTCCCCCAGCACCAGCACCCTGGCCGTGTGAAGCCGCGACACACCAGGCAGTAGCTCCCCGTCCCCACTGGGCCTGCCCGTCCTGCGGTGTAGACCCGGGGGCCCGTCCCAGCACGCGGGCATCAAGACGTCCGGGAGCCGCACCCGCTTCTTGACGCCGCCTTTGCGCTGCAGCCTGGCGCGCTCCATCTCGGGGCTGCCGGGTAGGGGCAGCTCGTCAGCCCCCGGAGGAAGGTCCCGCTCGATGCCGCTGTCGGTGGACAGCATGGACACCCGGGCCAGCTCCCGGTCCGGCCAGAGGCCCTGCAGATCCAAGGCCTCCAAATCAGCGCTGAGGCACAGCTGGGATCGCGGGCGCAGGAAGAGCACCAGTTCCTTCCCTGGGatgcggggagcggggaggagaGGTCAGAGGAGGCCGGCAGGGCCTCACCCCTGCAAGGCCTGGGCTCCCGTGTTTCTCAAACACCGTTCAGCTGGACAGAAGCCCCATAAGATGCCCCGCGAAGGAACAAAGGTCCTGCGGTGAACAGAGATGGCGAAGCCCGCATATTCCTGACACCTCGTGTTGAGTACATGTActcaaggctctgagaagtcctgcagtagTCAGCTACACTCGGTACCTTCCCCTTCGCTGACCCTGGAGCCCTCTTTATTAGCTTCCTCCTATCCTCTTACTGTCTGTGGCTTCCCCTGGGACACAGAGAGCAGACCCTGCCTACTCCAGGAAAGACTtctaggcttttctttctttctttccttctttcttttgagaaatggttttttatttttattattttttttaatgtttatttatttttgacacagagagagagagacagagcatgagcaggggaggggaagagagagagggagacacagaatctgaggcaggctccaggctctgagctgtcagcacagagccccacgcggggctcgaactcacaaacggtgagatcatgatctgagctgcagtctgacgcttaaccgctgagccacccagatgcccctaggctTTTCTAATCTACTTTCATTTTATTacccatgaggaaactgaggcccagagagaacaCAGAGTCAGTCTAGGATGACCCAGCCCATGCAAGGAGGGACTTGGGCCTAGTTCACCAGCCAGCACttctccctaccccccacccccacctctcttgAGAAGAGCCAGGGACAGCGTGAGGGGAAGGCCAGTGTGGACAGAAGTGTGAGGCAAGCAGACCTCTCTGGAAAGACCCCCTCCAGCTCCTGGAACTGTAACTTTTGTGTGACTGCCTCCTTCTTGGGGACATTCATTGTCTGTCGGCATCAGCTTGGGCATGTGGCACTTTCTAGGTGAGGCCAGTGGCTAAGGCACCGAGCTCTTCTGGCATAGAGAAAATGCGTTCCTCCAGACGTGCAGAACAGCTCAGGGAGCAAGGCGCACacacgtgaacacacacacacacagatgtgcacacacacgcaagGACATAAATAGATACACGTGATACACGCAGTCACGCAGACACAGACCTATAGGCCCATGAAAGCACAgttgcgcgcacacacacaaacacagacacgcgaatgcacacacacacagtgagacaccccccccccccccccacacacactcatttCCCTTCAGCTCTGCACGGAGGAGGTGTGAGGCACTTACAGAGCTGTTCTTCATCCGTCCACAGGTGGAAGGTGAtgtgggggctgggcagagggatGTTTGGCTGCGGGGACTGCAGGGGGTCACCTGAAAGAAGGGCGGGGCGGGCTGTGGGattctcctctgccctcccctgcggCTCCTGGAGGGCCCCGGGGGGGGCGTGCAGAGACCCTCTCTCCCCCATATGGTCTGGTCCAGGcttcctctctgcctgcttagCCCGGGACCGTCCAAGTTCCCCGGGCGGCCCTCGgtccccaggccccccaggagCCGCGCAGGCCCGCCCGCCTCAGCCACGCGCGGCAGGTGCAGCGCTGCTCTCCGGCGCCCCCCTGCGGGCCCTCGCCGGGCCTCGCCGCCCCCGCCCGCTTACCGCCGCAGCGCCCCCTGGCGGCCGCCGCCGGCCCCAGCAGCGAGCAGTAAATCTCTTCCAGCCTCTCCAGGTGTCCCTCCCGGCTCGGGCTGGGCTCGCTGGCCATCTGCTCCACGGCTGCCACCACGGCGTGGAAATAGCGCTCCAGGGCCTGGCGAGGGCTGGCCTGTCGGGGAGGGGCGCCAGAGCCTGGGTCCCggcccagctccccccccccccccccccccccccggtctccGAGGTTGCCCGATGCTGCCCACACCTGAGCgtcctctctgtcccccacacGGGGCTACCCCGCAACGGCGGGAccccagaggggcagggagggccgcCCTTGGGTCAGTGTTCTGCCCCTGCCTGGATGTAAACTCCAGGAAGGCAGTCTGTTTACAGCGGCATCCGCAGCGCCTAGAACACGCCCTGGCACATGGTGGGTGCTCCCTAAAAAGTTGCTGTATGATTATTTTCTCGCCCTTGTTCTTTCAATCAGCTCACTTTGGTTCCCAGCTATTTCAGAAGGACAATTTATGTTGGTTATCTATATAAAAAGGCTAGAGTCACACGTCCCACTTAGAAAAATAACCAAGATGAATATAATCATCACAAACCACTATTTTCAAGTGCCAGCCTGCCAAGGCTTTATGGCTTGAAGcttgccttctctttttaaaaagagaagttaggggcgcccggggggctcagtcggtttaagcctccgacttcagctcaggtcatgatctcgcagcttgtgggttcgagccccgcgtcgggctctgtgctgacagctcagagcctggaccctgcttccaattctgtgtctccctctctttctgcccctcccctgctcacactctgtctctctctccctctcaaaaataaataaactttaaaaaaaagaaaaagggaagtgaGTGTTAAAGAAGTTAGGGGTAGAACACCAAGCTGAGCCTTTCTCCTTAATGGGAACGGATGGGAACAGGTTTTGAAAGCTTCTCACTGGGCAATCCCATGCTCTTCAGCTCCTCCCTCCCGAGGTGCAGATCTGAAACCCTGAGAGGAGCCCTGCATGatgttttctgtcttccctcaccaccccccacccccctgccccggcACCAGCCAATCCCATCCCACAGCTCAGCAGGTGCAGGGCTCCAGTGAGTCCACAGGCAGGCACACCAGGGCTTGTTTTCGTCTCTGGTCTGTGCTGGGGGGGGTCTGCTGAGCGGGATCCTAACTTCCTGATTAAGGGAGGGAGGGTCATTCTGGGTGGCTAGGGCTCCAATAAACACTTGTGGAGCGAACAGATAATGCAACGAGAAGATGACCGAATCAGAGTTAGAAGGGGCCATCGGGTCCATTTCATCTCACtgcttaatttataaatacactaatatttattgagcacccacgaCATGCCATACCCTGTTCTAGATGCTGGGATACagctgtgaacaaaacagataaaaattccTGTTCCCAGGGAGTTTATATTATAGTGTATgtctctttctccaccccccccccaatgatACTAAACAAGAGAAGTAAAATTTATAGTATGATAAATTGCAGAGAAGAAGGATGTGAAATTGGGGGCAGGGGCTGACATTTTAGATAATGTGATCAGGGAAGTCTCACCGACAGGTGACTTTTGAGTAAAGTCCTAAAGGAAGTGAGAGAGCGAGCCATGTGGATATCAGAGAGAATGGTCCAAGCATCGGAaacggcatgtgcaaaggccctggggtgtaAGCATGCCTGGCATATTTGAGGGACAATAGGGAGACCTATGTAgctggagcagagaggaagagagggaaagtaCAGAAGATGGAATCAGATGGAATCAGAGAGGAAGCGAGGAGGTGGGACAGATCTCGAGGGCCTTGTAGGCCATTGTGAGGTCTTTGGCTTTGATTCCATGTGCAACAGTGTGATAAATGCTATGGTGGCTCCCCGGATTCCCACCTTCAAGACTGAGGCACTCATTAGCCCCCGCTGCTGGGAGCATTAGCAACCGTCAGCTGTCAGCTGAGTCCCTTTCCATAGTCAGCCtccggtaaaaaaaaaaatgccactctCCATGGTCATGTCCCTTCCTGAGGATCGTCCACATCCAATAATTAATAGATGCGGGAGTATCAAGGCCCGGCCTCTCACCCTAATTCGGGACAACTGTATACAGACTTTGGTATCTCCTGCTAAAAAGGGGTGGTGGGGCAGTGGGGCCGGGAGGCGGTGGAACATAAGTTTGAGGTCGGAGagatctgggttcaaaccctgacCCAGTCACTTTGTACCCGTGTGACCACGGGCAGGTtatcaacctctctgtgccccagttttaATGATTATACCCATTCACAATGTTGTTGACACGTGGTGagcctttttaaaatgtgatacatGTAAAAGTGTCTAACGCCGTGCCTGGGACACCACAGACATTCAGTCGACAGCACCTATATGGGTTATCGTCGTCTGTATTATTAAGGAAATAGACCAAAACGTTGATTGGGAATACATCTGGGTGGGCGGGTGTGAGcgatttttctttcctctttcggCCTGCGTGCATTCCCGCCCCGGATTTTCCTTAATGAGTTCGTACTGCTTCCGCATTGAGGGGGGCAAGGGTGGTCTGAACCGAGGAGAAGGAGAGCAGACGGGGAGGAGAGCTGGCGTGTGCGTGCAGGGCCCCGGGCGCAGCCAaggagggctggggcggggcggtTACCTGCAGCTTCCTCTGCAGAGCGCCTGCGTGGCAGGCGTCCCCCAGGGCGGCCTGCAGGGCGTGGGCGACCACGTGGCGCATGCAGGCCTCGGGCGTCTGCTGCACCTGCGCCGCCTCGAGCTCCAGCAGCAGCGCGCTGCACACGGACGGGGACACCAGCTCGGGGTCCACGAAGAGGAATGCtct of the Neofelis nebulosa isolate mNeoNeb1 chromosome 16, mNeoNeb1.pri, whole genome shotgun sequence genome contains:
- the PIK3R6 gene encoding phosphoinositide 3-kinase regulatory subunit 6 isoform X2; translation: MCSLRALGTQLLPPTQATGITEELYRRTYTFCTRLLTLPAPYCTVALDCAIRLKTETAVPGTLYQRLVIAEQNLTSELYPYQERAFLFVDPELVSPSVCSALLLELEAAQVQQTPEACMRHVVAHALQAALGDACHAGALQRKLQASPRQALERYFHAVVAAVEQMASEPSPSREGHLERLEEIYCSLLGPAAAARGRCGGDPLQSPQPNIPLPSPHITFHLWTDEEQLWKELVLFLRPRSQLCLSADLEALDLQGLWPDRELARVSMLSTDSGIERDLPPGADELPLPGSPEMERARLQRKGGVKKRVRLPDVLMPACWDGPPGLHRRTGRPSGDGELLPGVSRLHTARVLVLGDDRMLGRLAQAYHSLRKRETRKCCLTPRLSLQLYYIPVLAPEKPASCRHSELRELATFLGRADPWYESTVNTLCPAIHKLAEMPPSLDTSRTVDPFILDVITYYLRMGTQPIYFQIYTVKIFRDLSQHPAEDIFLTELKVKIQDTKPPKDGFSPRRRGAAEGPGAELNICYQKALLSHRAQEVAVSLRATGLVLKTFAASDTEVSGPAPAPPPAVPVTDHTCLNVSVTEVIKSSNLAGRSFSMVTNTFRTANIQIQSQDQRLLTLLLDKDSRRTFKDVVRFEVSPCPEPCSGAHKSETSQLGSHGQEVEGTKAKPKPLLMPINTFSGIVQ